The following proteins come from a genomic window of Malus domestica chromosome 02, GDT2T_hap1:
- the LOC103404032 gene encoding adenylyl-sulfate kinase 1, chloroplastic isoform X10, whose product MSTMDNSANIVWHKCSVEKLDRQQLLKQKGCVIWITGLSGSGKSTVACALSQGLHMRGKLTYILDGDNVRHGLNRDLSFKAEDRAENIRRIAEVAKLFADAGIICIASLISPYRKDRDACRALFPEGDFIEVYMDVPLHVCENRDPKGLYKLARAGKIKSFTGVDDPYEPPLKCEIVLQQKGGDCVSPGEMAETVISYLEEKGYLQA is encoded by the exons ATGTCAACAATGGATAACTCGGCAAACATTGTGTGGCATAAGTGCTCGGTGGAGAAACTTGATAGGCAACAATTGCTTAAGCAGAAAGGCTGTGTCATATGGATTACTGGTCTAAGTGGTTCAG GAAAAAGCACTGTGGCATGTGCTTTGAGTCAAGGCCTGCACATGAGAGGAAAGCTCACCTACATCCTTGATGGTGACAATGTTCGTCATGGTCTAAATCGTGATCTTAGTTTCAAAGCAGAAGATCGTGCAGAAAACATACGAAGAATTG ccgaGGTAGCTAAGCTCTTTGCGGATGCTGGCATCATTTGTATTGCTAGCTTAATATCTCCCTACAGAAAGGACCGAGATGCCTGCCGTGCACTATTTCCCGAAGGAGATTTTATTGAG GTGTACATGGATGTGCCACTGCATGTGTGTGAGAATAGGGACCCAAAGGGACTCTACAAGCTTGCACGAGCTGGAAAAATTAAAA GCTTTACAGGGGTTGATGATCCATATGAGCCACCATTAAAGTGCGAG ATAGTATTGCAGCAGAAGGGTGGGGATTGTGTCTCCCCAGGCGAGATGGCTGAAACCGTGATATCATATTTGGAGGAGAAAGGGTATCTGCAGGCATGA
- the LOC103404032 gene encoding adenylyl-sulfate kinase 3 isoform X8, producing MSLVKLLKPSICGPPRDIESGPLVAVAPSLSAAKLGVSKMKKAGAAIGSRLLRPIKAMEDPTVSLRNDYPAISGRNLHQMSTMDNSANIVWHKCSVEKLDRQQLLKQKGCVIWITGLSGSGKSTVACALSQGLHMRGKLTYILDGDNVRHGLNRDLSFKAEDRAENIRRIAEVAKLFADAGIICIASLISPYRKDRDACRALFPEGDFIEVYMDVPLHVCENRDPKGLYKLARAGKIKSFTGVDDPYEPPLKCEIQNS from the exons atgagtttggtgaagttatTGAAACCGTCGATTTGTGGCCCCCCGCGGGACAttgaatctggaccgttggtgGCGGTGGCGCCGTCGTTGTCGGCGGCGAAGCTGGGGGTTTCGAAGATGAAAAAGGCCGGCGCTGCGATTGGATCCAGGCTTTTGCGCCCCATTAAGGCAATGGAGGATCCGACAGTTTCTTTGAGGAATGATTACCCCGCCATTTCTG GTAGAAATTTGCACCAGATGTCAACAATGGATAACTCGGCAAACATTGTGTGGCATAAGTGCTCGGTGGAGAAACTTGATAGGCAACAATTGCTTAAGCAGAAAGGCTGTGTCATATGGATTACTGGTCTAAGTGGTTCAG GAAAAAGCACTGTGGCATGTGCTTTGAGTCAAGGCCTGCACATGAGAGGAAAGCTCACCTACATCCTTGATGGTGACAATGTTCGTCATGGTCTAAATCGTGATCTTAGTTTCAAAGCAGAAGATCGTGCAGAAAACATACGAAGAATTG ccgaGGTAGCTAAGCTCTTTGCGGATGCTGGCATCATTTGTATTGCTAGCTTAATATCTCCCTACAGAAAGGACCGAGATGCCTGCCGTGCACTATTTCCCGAAGGAGATTTTATTGAG GTGTACATGGATGTGCCACTGCATGTGTGTGAGAATAGGGACCCAAAGGGACTCTACAAGCTTGCACGAGCTGGAAAAATTAAAA GCTTTACAGGGGTTGATGATCCATATGAGCCACCATTAAAGTGCGAG ATTCAGAATAGTTGA
- the LOC103404032 gene encoding adenylyl-sulfate kinase 3 isoform X7, which produces MIGSGVDSFFLLSSLPLCYVVNLSLYLFLLYKTFMLLNSHLCCQPPFSSSIEAFQAIPRRNLHQMSTMDNSANIVWHKCSVEKLDRQQLLKQKGCVIWITGLSGSGKSTVACALSQGLHMRGKLTYILDGDNVRHGLNRDLSFKAEDRAENIRRIAEVAKLFADAGIICIASLISPYRKDRDACRALFPEGDFIEVYMDVPLHVCENRDPKGLYKLARAGKIKSFTGVDDPYEPPLKCEKGGDCVSPGEMAETVISYLEEKGYLQA; this is translated from the exons ATGATTGGTTCTGGAGTGGACTCTTTCTTTTTACTCTCTTCTTTGCCACTTTGCTATGTGGTCAACCTCTCTCTGTATCTTTTTCTCCTGTACAAAACATTCATGCTGTTAAATTCTCATCTGTGCTGCCAGCCGCCATTTTCGAGCTCAATTGAAGCATTTCAAGCGATTCCTAGGAG AAATTTGCACCAGATGTCAACAATGGATAACTCGGCAAACATTGTGTGGCATAAGTGCTCGGTGGAGAAACTTGATAGGCAACAATTGCTTAAGCAGAAAGGCTGTGTCATATGGATTACTGGTCTAAGTGGTTCAG GAAAAAGCACTGTGGCATGTGCTTTGAGTCAAGGCCTGCACATGAGAGGAAAGCTCACCTACATCCTTGATGGTGACAATGTTCGTCATGGTCTAAATCGTGATCTTAGTTTCAAAGCAGAAGATCGTGCAGAAAACATACGAAGAATTG ccgaGGTAGCTAAGCTCTTTGCGGATGCTGGCATCATTTGTATTGCTAGCTTAATATCTCCCTACAGAAAGGACCGAGATGCCTGCCGTGCACTATTTCCCGAAGGAGATTTTATTGAG GTGTACATGGATGTGCCACTGCATGTGTGTGAGAATAGGGACCCAAAGGGACTCTACAAGCTTGCACGAGCTGGAAAAATTAAAA GCTTTACAGGGGTTGATGATCCATATGAGCCACCATTAAAGTGCGAG AAGGGTGGGGATTGTGTCTCCCCAGGCGAGATGGCTGAAACCGTGATATCATATTTGGAGGAGAAAGGGTATCTGCAGGCATGA
- the LOC103404032 gene encoding adenylyl-sulfate kinase 3 isoform X2 yields the protein MSLVKLLKPSICGPPRDIESGPLVAVAPSLSAAKLGVSKMKKAGAAIGSRLLRPIKAMEDPTVSLRNDYPAISGRNLHQMSTMDNSANIVWHKCSVEKLDRQQLLKQKGCVIWITGLSGSGKSTVACALSQGLHMRGKLTYILDGDNVRHGLNRDLSFKAEDRAENIRRIAEVAKLFADAGIICIASLISPYRKDRDACRALFPEGDFIEVYMDVPLHVCENRDPKGLYKLARAGKIKSFTGVDDPYEPPLKCEQKGGDCVSPGEMAETVISYLEEKGYLQA from the exons atgagtttggtgaagttatTGAAACCGTCGATTTGTGGCCCCCCGCGGGACAttgaatctggaccgttggtgGCGGTGGCGCCGTCGTTGTCGGCGGCGAAGCTGGGGGTTTCGAAGATGAAAAAGGCCGGCGCTGCGATTGGATCCAGGCTTTTGCGCCCCATTAAGGCAATGGAGGATCCGACAGTTTCTTTGAGGAATGATTACCCCGCCATTTCTG GTAGAAATTTGCACCAGATGTCAACAATGGATAACTCGGCAAACATTGTGTGGCATAAGTGCTCGGTGGAGAAACTTGATAGGCAACAATTGCTTAAGCAGAAAGGCTGTGTCATATGGATTACTGGTCTAAGTGGTTCAG GAAAAAGCACTGTGGCATGTGCTTTGAGTCAAGGCCTGCACATGAGAGGAAAGCTCACCTACATCCTTGATGGTGACAATGTTCGTCATGGTCTAAATCGTGATCTTAGTTTCAAAGCAGAAGATCGTGCAGAAAACATACGAAGAATTG ccgaGGTAGCTAAGCTCTTTGCGGATGCTGGCATCATTTGTATTGCTAGCTTAATATCTCCCTACAGAAAGGACCGAGATGCCTGCCGTGCACTATTTCCCGAAGGAGATTTTATTGAG GTGTACATGGATGTGCCACTGCATGTGTGTGAGAATAGGGACCCAAAGGGACTCTACAAGCTTGCACGAGCTGGAAAAATTAAAA GCTTTACAGGGGTTGATGATCCATATGAGCCACCATTAAAGTGCGAG CAGAAGGGTGGGGATTGTGTCTCCCCAGGCGAGATGGCTGAAACCGTGATATCATATTTGGAGGAGAAAGGGTATCTGCAGGCATGA
- the LOC103404032 gene encoding adenylyl-sulfate kinase 3 isoform X4 produces the protein MIGSGVDSFFLLSSLPLCYVVNLSLYLFLLYKTFMLLNSHLCCQPPFSSSIEAFQAIPRRLMIQNLHQMSTMDNSANIVWHKCSVEKLDRQQLLKQKGCVIWITGLSGSGKSTVACALSQGLHMRGKLTYILDGDNVRHGLNRDLSFKAEDRAENIRRIAEVAKLFADAGIICIASLISPYRKDRDACRALFPEGDFIEVYMDVPLHVCENRDPKGLYKLARAGKIKSFTGVDDPYEPPLKCEIVLQQKGGDCVSPGEMAETVISYLEEKGYLQA, from the exons ATGATTGGTTCTGGAGTGGACTCTTTCTTTTTACTCTCTTCTTTGCCACTTTGCTATGTGGTCAACCTCTCTCTGTATCTTTTTCTCCTGTACAAAACATTCATGCTGTTAAATTCTCATCTGTGCTGCCAGCCGCCATTTTCGAGCTCAATTGAAGCATTTCAAGCGATTCCTAGGAGGTTGATGATTCA AAATTTGCACCAGATGTCAACAATGGATAACTCGGCAAACATTGTGTGGCATAAGTGCTCGGTGGAGAAACTTGATAGGCAACAATTGCTTAAGCAGAAAGGCTGTGTCATATGGATTACTGGTCTAAGTGGTTCAG GAAAAAGCACTGTGGCATGTGCTTTGAGTCAAGGCCTGCACATGAGAGGAAAGCTCACCTACATCCTTGATGGTGACAATGTTCGTCATGGTCTAAATCGTGATCTTAGTTTCAAAGCAGAAGATCGTGCAGAAAACATACGAAGAATTG ccgaGGTAGCTAAGCTCTTTGCGGATGCTGGCATCATTTGTATTGCTAGCTTAATATCTCCCTACAGAAAGGACCGAGATGCCTGCCGTGCACTATTTCCCGAAGGAGATTTTATTGAG GTGTACATGGATGTGCCACTGCATGTGTGTGAGAATAGGGACCCAAAGGGACTCTACAAGCTTGCACGAGCTGGAAAAATTAAAA GCTTTACAGGGGTTGATGATCCATATGAGCCACCATTAAAGTGCGAG ATAGTATTGCAGCAGAAGGGTGGGGATTGTGTCTCCCCAGGCGAGATGGCTGAAACCGTGATATCATATTTGGAGGAGAAAGGGTATCTGCAGGCATGA
- the LOC103404298 gene encoding cytochrome b561 and DOMON domain-containing protein At5g47530-like, with protein sequence MALSKSLFVICLLFTVSSAAAQPPCMTRIFSNKKTFAACSTLPVLNSTIHWNYYPLTATVDIAFTQSVVSDSRWVAWAINPTSTGMVGSQAIVAYKRTDGTMTVYSSPIKSYGTHLEQGNVSFPLYDVSAVYENNEFIIFATIGLPNNVSVVHHVWQQGPMFGNTPGMHSLSGPNVQSFGTLDFLSGKTETSKGSTSTSALKYAHGIINTISWGILMPIGIIVARYLKTVEGADPAWFHAHRGCQMLAFLGGIAGWGTGIFLGSKSPGIQYKGHKCIGITLFVLATIQVAVALCLRPKKTDENRKYWNWFHWVVGYGTIVLSITNIFKGFDILEPANKWKFAYIAIIGTLGCIAAILEVRKLGSFLSRFRSSRAAGPEIVESTQTIV encoded by the coding sequence ATGGCACTTTCCAAGTCTCTCTTCGTTATTTGCTTACTGTTTACTGTCTCCTCCGCCGCCGCACAACCGCCATGCATGACCCGTATCTTCTCCAACAAGAAAACCTTCGCCGCATGCAGTACTCTGCCCGTTTTGAACTCGACGATCCACTGGAATTACTATCCGTTGACAGCCACGGTTGACATTGCATTCACACAATCTGTGGTGAGTGACTCGAGATGGGTTGCATGGGCCATAAACCCTACATCTACTGGCATGGTCGGTTCACAAGCCATTGTCGCTTACAAAAGAACCGATGGAACTATGACGGTTTATTCTTCACCAATTAAAAGTTACGGTACTCATTTAGAACAAGGGAATGTAAGCTTCCCTTTGTACGACGTCTCCGCGGTTTATGAGAACAACGAATTCATCATCTTTGCGACCATAGGCCTTCCGAACAATGTCAGCGTTGTGCACCACGTCTGGCAGCAAGGACCCATGTTCGGGAACACCCCCGGAATGCACTCGCTTTCTGGACCCAATGTGCAATCTTTTGGAACCTTAGATTTTCTTTCCGGGAAAACTGAAACAAGCAAGGGAAGTACTTCAACGTCCGCCTTAAAATATGCGCATGGAATTATCAATACCATCAGTTGGGGCATACTTATGCCCATTGGCATAATCGTGGCAAGGTATCTCAAGACGGTTGAAGGGGCCGATCCGGCATGGTTTCATGCTCATAGAGGATGCCAAATGCTGGCTTTTCTTGGAGGGATTGCAGGGTGGGGAACTGGAATTTTTCTTGGCTCAAAATCTCCAGGGATTCAGTACAAAGGGCATAAATGCATCGGCATCACTCTGTTTGTCCTTGCTACGATTCAAGTAGCGGTAGCTCTTTGTTTGAGGCCGAAGAAGACAGACGAGAATAGGAAATATTGGAACTGGTTTCATTGGGTTGTGGGGTATGGAACAATCGTCCTAAGCATCACCAATATTTTCAAAGGATTTGACATATTGGAGCCGGCCAACAAGTGGAAATTTGCTTACATTGCCATCATCGGCACTTTGGGATGCATCGCTGCAATCCTAGAGGTACGAAAACTAGGCTCTTTCCTTTCGAGGTTTAGAAGCAGTCGAGCTGCAGGGCCAGAAATCGTCGAGAGTACTCAAACAATAGTTTaa
- the LOC103404032 gene encoding adenylyl-sulfate kinase 1, chloroplastic isoform X9, which yields MITPPFLMSTMDNSANIVWHKCSVEKLDRQQLLKQKGCVIWITGLSGSGKSTVACALSQGLHMRGKLTYILDGDNVRHGLNRDLSFKAEDRAENIRRIAEVAKLFADAGIICIASLISPYRKDRDACRALFPEGDFIEVYMDVPLHVCENRDPKGLYKLARAGKIKSFTGVDDPYEPPLKCEIVLQQKGGDCVSPGEMAETVISYLEEKGYLQA from the exons ATGATTACCCCGCCATTTCTG ATGTCAACAATGGATAACTCGGCAAACATTGTGTGGCATAAGTGCTCGGTGGAGAAACTTGATAGGCAACAATTGCTTAAGCAGAAAGGCTGTGTCATATGGATTACTGGTCTAAGTGGTTCAG GAAAAAGCACTGTGGCATGTGCTTTGAGTCAAGGCCTGCACATGAGAGGAAAGCTCACCTACATCCTTGATGGTGACAATGTTCGTCATGGTCTAAATCGTGATCTTAGTTTCAAAGCAGAAGATCGTGCAGAAAACATACGAAGAATTG ccgaGGTAGCTAAGCTCTTTGCGGATGCTGGCATCATTTGTATTGCTAGCTTAATATCTCCCTACAGAAAGGACCGAGATGCCTGCCGTGCACTATTTCCCGAAGGAGATTTTATTGAG GTGTACATGGATGTGCCACTGCATGTGTGTGAGAATAGGGACCCAAAGGGACTCTACAAGCTTGCACGAGCTGGAAAAATTAAAA GCTTTACAGGGGTTGATGATCCATATGAGCCACCATTAAAGTGCGAG ATAGTATTGCAGCAGAAGGGTGGGGATTGTGTCTCCCCAGGCGAGATGGCTGAAACCGTGATATCATATTTGGAGGAGAAAGGGTATCTGCAGGCATGA
- the LOC103404032 gene encoding adenylyl-sulfate kinase 3 isoform X1, which translates to MSLVKLLKPSICGPPRDIESGPLVAVAPSLSAAKLGVSKMKKAGAAIGSRLLRPIKAMEDPTVSLRNDYPAISGRNLHQMSTMDNSANIVWHKCSVEKLDRQQLLKQKGCVIWITGLSGSGKSTVACALSQGLHMRGKLTYILDGDNVRHGLNRDLSFKAEDRAENIRRIAEVAKLFADAGIICIASLISPYRKDRDACRALFPEGDFIEVYMDVPLHVCENRDPKGLYKLARAGKIKSFTGVDDPYEPPLKCEIVLQQKGGDCVSPGEMAETVISYLEEKGYLQA; encoded by the exons atgagtttggtgaagttatTGAAACCGTCGATTTGTGGCCCCCCGCGGGACAttgaatctggaccgttggtgGCGGTGGCGCCGTCGTTGTCGGCGGCGAAGCTGGGGGTTTCGAAGATGAAAAAGGCCGGCGCTGCGATTGGATCCAGGCTTTTGCGCCCCATTAAGGCAATGGAGGATCCGACAGTTTCTTTGAGGAATGATTACCCCGCCATTTCTG GTAGAAATTTGCACCAGATGTCAACAATGGATAACTCGGCAAACATTGTGTGGCATAAGTGCTCGGTGGAGAAACTTGATAGGCAACAATTGCTTAAGCAGAAAGGCTGTGTCATATGGATTACTGGTCTAAGTGGTTCAG GAAAAAGCACTGTGGCATGTGCTTTGAGTCAAGGCCTGCACATGAGAGGAAAGCTCACCTACATCCTTGATGGTGACAATGTTCGTCATGGTCTAAATCGTGATCTTAGTTTCAAAGCAGAAGATCGTGCAGAAAACATACGAAGAATTG ccgaGGTAGCTAAGCTCTTTGCGGATGCTGGCATCATTTGTATTGCTAGCTTAATATCTCCCTACAGAAAGGACCGAGATGCCTGCCGTGCACTATTTCCCGAAGGAGATTTTATTGAG GTGTACATGGATGTGCCACTGCATGTGTGTGAGAATAGGGACCCAAAGGGACTCTACAAGCTTGCACGAGCTGGAAAAATTAAAA GCTTTACAGGGGTTGATGATCCATATGAGCCACCATTAAAGTGCGAG ATAGTATTGCAGCAGAAGGGTGGGGATTGTGTCTCCCCAGGCGAGATGGCTGAAACCGTGATATCATATTTGGAGGAGAAAGGGTATCTGCAGGCATGA
- the LOC103404032 gene encoding adenylyl-sulfate kinase 3 isoform X6, translated as MIGSGVDSFFLLSSLPLCYVVNLSLYLFLLYKTFMLLNSHLCCQPPFSSSIEAFQAIPRRNLHQMSTMDNSANIVWHKCSVEKLDRQQLLKQKGCVIWITGLSGSGKSTVACALSQGLHMRGKLTYILDGDNVRHGLNRDLSFKAEDRAENIRRIAEVAKLFADAGIICIASLISPYRKDRDACRALFPEGDFIEVYMDVPLHVCENRDPKGLYKLARAGKIKSFTGVDDPYEPPLKCEQKGGDCVSPGEMAETVISYLEEKGYLQA; from the exons ATGATTGGTTCTGGAGTGGACTCTTTCTTTTTACTCTCTTCTTTGCCACTTTGCTATGTGGTCAACCTCTCTCTGTATCTTTTTCTCCTGTACAAAACATTCATGCTGTTAAATTCTCATCTGTGCTGCCAGCCGCCATTTTCGAGCTCAATTGAAGCATTTCAAGCGATTCCTAGGAG AAATTTGCACCAGATGTCAACAATGGATAACTCGGCAAACATTGTGTGGCATAAGTGCTCGGTGGAGAAACTTGATAGGCAACAATTGCTTAAGCAGAAAGGCTGTGTCATATGGATTACTGGTCTAAGTGGTTCAG GAAAAAGCACTGTGGCATGTGCTTTGAGTCAAGGCCTGCACATGAGAGGAAAGCTCACCTACATCCTTGATGGTGACAATGTTCGTCATGGTCTAAATCGTGATCTTAGTTTCAAAGCAGAAGATCGTGCAGAAAACATACGAAGAATTG ccgaGGTAGCTAAGCTCTTTGCGGATGCTGGCATCATTTGTATTGCTAGCTTAATATCTCCCTACAGAAAGGACCGAGATGCCTGCCGTGCACTATTTCCCGAAGGAGATTTTATTGAG GTGTACATGGATGTGCCACTGCATGTGTGTGAGAATAGGGACCCAAAGGGACTCTACAAGCTTGCACGAGCTGGAAAAATTAAAA GCTTTACAGGGGTTGATGATCCATATGAGCCACCATTAAAGTGCGAG CAGAAGGGTGGGGATTGTGTCTCCCCAGGCGAGATGGCTGAAACCGTGATATCATATTTGGAGGAGAAAGGGTATCTGCAGGCATGA
- the LOC103404032 gene encoding adenylyl-sulfate kinase 3 isoform X3 translates to MSLVKLLKPSICGPPRDIESGPLVAVAPSLSAAKLGVSKMKKAGAAIGSRLLRPIKAMEDPTVSLRNDYPAISGRNLHQMSTMDNSANIVWHKCSVEKLDRQQLLKQKGCVIWITGLSGSGKSTVACALSQGLHMRGKLTYILDGDNVRHGLNRDLSFKAEDRAENIRRIAEVAKLFADAGIICIASLISPYRKDRDACRALFPEGDFIEVYMDVPLHVCENRDPKGLYKLARAGKIKSFTGVDDPYEPPLKCEKGGDCVSPGEMAETVISYLEEKGYLQA, encoded by the exons atgagtttggtgaagttatTGAAACCGTCGATTTGTGGCCCCCCGCGGGACAttgaatctggaccgttggtgGCGGTGGCGCCGTCGTTGTCGGCGGCGAAGCTGGGGGTTTCGAAGATGAAAAAGGCCGGCGCTGCGATTGGATCCAGGCTTTTGCGCCCCATTAAGGCAATGGAGGATCCGACAGTTTCTTTGAGGAATGATTACCCCGCCATTTCTG GTAGAAATTTGCACCAGATGTCAACAATGGATAACTCGGCAAACATTGTGTGGCATAAGTGCTCGGTGGAGAAACTTGATAGGCAACAATTGCTTAAGCAGAAAGGCTGTGTCATATGGATTACTGGTCTAAGTGGTTCAG GAAAAAGCACTGTGGCATGTGCTTTGAGTCAAGGCCTGCACATGAGAGGAAAGCTCACCTACATCCTTGATGGTGACAATGTTCGTCATGGTCTAAATCGTGATCTTAGTTTCAAAGCAGAAGATCGTGCAGAAAACATACGAAGAATTG ccgaGGTAGCTAAGCTCTTTGCGGATGCTGGCATCATTTGTATTGCTAGCTTAATATCTCCCTACAGAAAGGACCGAGATGCCTGCCGTGCACTATTTCCCGAAGGAGATTTTATTGAG GTGTACATGGATGTGCCACTGCATGTGTGTGAGAATAGGGACCCAAAGGGACTCTACAAGCTTGCACGAGCTGGAAAAATTAAAA GCTTTACAGGGGTTGATGATCCATATGAGCCACCATTAAAGTGCGAG AAGGGTGGGGATTGTGTCTCCCCAGGCGAGATGGCTGAAACCGTGATATCATATTTGGAGGAGAAAGGGTATCTGCAGGCATGA
- the LOC103404032 gene encoding adenylyl-sulfate kinase 3 isoform X5 produces MIGSGVDSFFLLSSLPLCYVVNLSLYLFLLYKTFMLLNSHLCCQPPFSSSIEAFQAIPRRNLHQMSTMDNSANIVWHKCSVEKLDRQQLLKQKGCVIWITGLSGSGKSTVACALSQGLHMRGKLTYILDGDNVRHGLNRDLSFKAEDRAENIRRIAEVAKLFADAGIICIASLISPYRKDRDACRALFPEGDFIEVYMDVPLHVCENRDPKGLYKLARAGKIKSFTGVDDPYEPPLKCEIVLQQKGGDCVSPGEMAETVISYLEEKGYLQA; encoded by the exons ATGATTGGTTCTGGAGTGGACTCTTTCTTTTTACTCTCTTCTTTGCCACTTTGCTATGTGGTCAACCTCTCTCTGTATCTTTTTCTCCTGTACAAAACATTCATGCTGTTAAATTCTCATCTGTGCTGCCAGCCGCCATTTTCGAGCTCAATTGAAGCATTTCAAGCGATTCCTAGGAG AAATTTGCACCAGATGTCAACAATGGATAACTCGGCAAACATTGTGTGGCATAAGTGCTCGGTGGAGAAACTTGATAGGCAACAATTGCTTAAGCAGAAAGGCTGTGTCATATGGATTACTGGTCTAAGTGGTTCAG GAAAAAGCACTGTGGCATGTGCTTTGAGTCAAGGCCTGCACATGAGAGGAAAGCTCACCTACATCCTTGATGGTGACAATGTTCGTCATGGTCTAAATCGTGATCTTAGTTTCAAAGCAGAAGATCGTGCAGAAAACATACGAAGAATTG ccgaGGTAGCTAAGCTCTTTGCGGATGCTGGCATCATTTGTATTGCTAGCTTAATATCTCCCTACAGAAAGGACCGAGATGCCTGCCGTGCACTATTTCCCGAAGGAGATTTTATTGAG GTGTACATGGATGTGCCACTGCATGTGTGTGAGAATAGGGACCCAAAGGGACTCTACAAGCTTGCACGAGCTGGAAAAATTAAAA GCTTTACAGGGGTTGATGATCCATATGAGCCACCATTAAAGTGCGAG ATAGTATTGCAGCAGAAGGGTGGGGATTGTGTCTCCCCAGGCGAGATGGCTGAAACCGTGATATCATATTTGGAGGAGAAAGGGTATCTGCAGGCATGA